AGTAGCCTGTATTCGGGGGCTTCCGACGAGCCTGTTTGCGGGCACGGTTTATGCGGATCCTGGGTGGGGTATTGTATCTTGACCCAGGAGCCTGAACACCATGAACACCCGAGACCTTACGCGTCGCGCTTTCCTTGCCTCCACGACCCTGGGGGCCACCGCGGCCCTTACTGGATGCGCGACGCGCGCCAACACCGCCCGGGTTGTCCCGGGACGCCGATCGCCGAATGAGATGGTGAGCGTGGGGGTCATTGGCCTTGGCGGCCGATCACGGGACATGATCGGGCAGTGCAAGGACGTGCCGAATTTCCAGCTTGTGGCGGTGAGCGACTGTTTCGAGCCGCGGATTGCGCAATTCCAGGAGCTGCACGGTGGGGCCCACACGTTTACGGGGTACCCCGACTTCCGCACGATGATCGAGAAGGAGAATTTGGATGGCGTGATGGCCGTCACGACGACCCACGCGCGCGCCTGGGTGTCGTGCTGGGCGATGGTGATGGGGATGGACGTTTATATCGAGAAGCCCATGTCGCTGACGATTGCGGAGGGGCGGGAGATGGTGGATATTGCGCGGAAGTACAAGCGCGTGACGCAGGTGGGGACGCAGCAGCGGACGATGCCCGTGAACAACTGGATCAGCGATCTGGTGAAGGGCGGCGCGGTTGGCAAGGTCCACACCGTGCGGGGCTGCAACTATATCGGGCCGTGGATGTACACGAGCACCGAAGAACAGCCCCTGCCCGAGGGCGGCGAGAACTGGTGGGACATCTGGACCAACCAGGCGGAGGTGCGCCCGTACCACCAGCAGATTCACCGCGGATGGGACAAGTGGTGGGATTATGACGGCGGCGGCACGACGTATGGCGTGACGGGTTGGG
This is a stretch of genomic DNA from Candidatus Hydrogenedentota bacterium. It encodes these proteins:
- a CDS encoding Gfo/Idh/MocA family oxidoreductase — protein: MNTRDLTRRAFLASTTLGATAALTGCATRANTARVVPGRRSPNEMVSVGVIGLGGRSRDMIGQCKDVPNFQLVAVSDCFEPRIAQFQELHGGAHTFTGYPDFRTMIEKENLDGVMAVTTTHARAWVSCWAMVMGMDVYIEKPMSLTIAEGREMVDIARKYKRVTQVGTQQRTMPVNNWISDLVKGGAVGKVHTVRGCNYIGPWMYTSTEEQPLPEGGENWWDIWTNQAEVRPYHQQIHRGWDKWWDYDGGGTTYGVTGWGAHGYDQIQRGLGTDETGPVEVELLEEVAERRTGKFERTEIPPEDTGSPYYGMADQTGPRARVRMKYKNGVELQLDMDGDRSPGLGCVYIGDKGAIELNRNMYTCDPVDLVNPADRPTPLGVPETHPHVENWLECIKSRETCTGDIEYGQRSSTLCYLVNIVRDVGKVGEVLQWDPKKEQFRNCPEGNAMLSRPRRAGYELPS